In Picosynechococcus sp. PCC 7002, the following are encoded in one genomic region:
- the aqpZ gene encoding aquaporin Z, which translates to MKKYIAEFLGTFWLVLGGCGSAVFAAVVALSDADLSNGLGLGFLGVSLAFGLTVVTGAYAFGHISGGHFNPAVSFGLWAAKRFPGHELLPYIVAQVLGGALAGLVILVVGSGNGALDLSGSNPLATNGFGSHSPGGYGLLAALITEIVMTFMFLMIILGSTDRRAPAGFAPVAIGLGLTLIHLISIPITNTSVNPARSTGVALFCGNVELIGQLWLFWVAPIFGAIAAGYAYSAFFSETKDTTGTGAPTIA; encoded by the coding sequence ATGAAGAAATACATTGCAGAATTTCTAGGGACATTCTGGTTGGTTCTGGGGGGATGTGGCAGTGCTGTTTTTGCCGCCGTCGTCGCCCTATCCGACGCTGACCTTTCCAACGGGTTAGGTCTGGGTTTTCTGGGGGTTTCCCTGGCCTTTGGTTTAACAGTTGTGACTGGCGCCTATGCTTTCGGGCATATTTCTGGTGGCCATTTTAACCCGGCAGTTTCCTTTGGCCTATGGGCCGCCAAACGCTTTCCTGGGCATGAATTACTTCCCTATATCGTGGCCCAGGTGTTGGGAGGAGCTTTAGCTGGCCTTGTCATTTTGGTAGTCGGCAGTGGCAATGGCGCCTTAGACTTATCCGGCTCGAATCCCCTGGCTACCAACGGCTTTGGGAGTCATTCTCCAGGTGGCTATGGCTTACTGGCGGCTTTGATTACCGAAATTGTCATGACCTTTATGTTTTTGATGATTATTTTGGGTTCCACAGATCGCCGTGCCCCCGCTGGTTTTGCCCCAGTTGCCATTGGTCTTGGTTTAACATTGATTCACCTGATCAGTATTCCAATCACCAATACCTCGGTCAATCCGGCTCGGAGTACAGGCGTCGCTCTCTTTTGTGGCAACGTTGAATTAATCGGTCAGCTATGGCTCTTTTGGGTAGCACCTATTTTTGGGGCGATCGCCGCAGGATATGCCTATAGTGCTTTCTTTAGCGAAACAAAAGATACAACGGGTACTGGGGCGCCGACGATCGCTTAG
- a CDS encoding glycosyltransferase, translating into MTRYALVHEWLTPYATGGSELVVREMLQDIEADLFALIDFESSNPDSYLYGRAIATSFLQKFPRAKYGLQNYLPLMPLAIEQFNLEAYDVILSSSHAVAKGVLTRPHQLHICYCHTPMRYAWDLTFDYLDNSGLGKGVKGILARYFLHRLRQWDVISANQVDYFIANSHWTAQRIWRCYRRRAAVIYPPVNLERFTYREEKDDFYVTVSRLVPYKKVALIVEAFNQLGKNLVVIGGGPELEKLQKMAKPNVQILGRQPDEVVEDYLARAKAYVYAGCEDFGIVLVEAQACGTPVIAFNRGGAAEIVADGKTGILFPQQSAQAIANGVERFEAQAQDIQPEACFVRAQQFAVNIFRQSYVEFVDNCQEKWRKWRSPRSIFPGFDQW; encoded by the coding sequence ATGACCCGTTACGCGCTTGTTCATGAATGGTTGACGCCCTACGCCACGGGGGGTTCAGAGCTGGTGGTGCGCGAAATGCTCCAGGACATTGAGGCGGATCTTTTTGCTCTGATTGATTTTGAGTCGTCTAACCCTGATAGCTATCTCTATGGTCGGGCGATCGCCACCAGTTTTTTACAAAAATTTCCCCGGGCCAAGTACGGTTTGCAAAACTATCTGCCGCTGATGCCCCTGGCCATTGAGCAATTTAACCTCGAAGCTTACGATGTGATTTTGTCGTCGTCCCACGCGGTGGCTAAAGGGGTTTTGACACGGCCCCACCAGCTACACATTTGCTACTGCCACACACCGATGCGCTATGCCTGGGATTTAACCTTTGATTATTTAGATAATTCTGGCCTCGGCAAGGGCGTTAAAGGGATTTTGGCGCGGTATTTTCTCCATCGACTGCGGCAATGGGATGTGATCAGTGCCAACCAGGTGGATTATTTTATTGCCAATTCCCACTGGACAGCCCAACGGATCTGGCGCTGCTATCGGCGGCGGGCAGCGGTGATTTATCCCCCGGTCAATTTGGAGCGCTTTACCTACCGAGAGGAAAAGGATGATTTTTATGTGACGGTGTCGCGGTTGGTGCCCTACAAAAAAGTGGCGTTAATCGTAGAAGCGTTTAACCAGTTGGGCAAAAATTTGGTGGTCATTGGTGGCGGGCCAGAATTAGAAAAGCTGCAAAAGATGGCAAAACCCAATGTGCAAATCCTGGGGCGGCAACCGGATGAAGTGGTGGAAGATTATCTGGCACGGGCAAAGGCCTATGTTTATGCAGGCTGTGAAGATTTTGGTATTGTTCTGGTCGAAGCCCAGGCCTGCGGGACGCCTGTGATTGCCTTCAATCGCGGGGGGGCGGCCGAAATTGTCGCCGATGGCAAAACGGGGATTTTGTTTCCTCAGCAATCGGCCCAGGCGATCGCCAATGGAGTCGAGCGTTTTGAGGCCCAGGCCCAAGATATTCAGCCGGAAGCTTGTTTTGTGAGAGCTCAGCAATTCGCCGTTAACATTTTTCGGCAAAGCTATGTAGAATTTGTAGACAACTGTCAAGAAAAATGGCGCAAATGGCGATCGCCCCGCTCCATTTTCCCAGGGTTCGACCAGTGGTGA
- the glyA gene encoding serine hydroxymethyltransferase, which translates to MTQTNLDFLAQTDSVVAGMIASELNRQRVHLELIASENFTSPAVMAAQGSVLTNKYAEGLPNKRYYGGCEFVDQVEQIAIDRVKELFGAAHANVQPHSGAQANFAVFLTLLEPGDKIMGMDLSHGGHLTHGSPVNVSGKWFEVVQYGVNKETERLDYDEIREIALREKPKLIICGYSAYPRIIEFDKFRAIADEVGAYLMADIAHIAGLVATGHHPNPIPHCDVVTTTTHKTLRGPRGGSIMTRDAELGKKFDKSVFPGSQGGPLEHVIAGKAVAFGEALKPEFKAYSAQVIANAQAMANTLVSRGFKLVSNGTDNHLMLVDMRSIGMNGKRADALISEINITANKNTVPFDPEKPWIGSGIRLGSPAMTTRGLKEVDFAEIANIIADRLLNPDDEAVKQDCLGRVADLCEKFPLYPHLQIPVAAIA; encoded by the coding sequence GTGACCCAAACTAACCTTGATTTCTTAGCCCAAACCGATAGCGTTGTTGCTGGGATGATTGCCAGTGAACTCAACCGCCAGCGGGTACACCTCGAACTCATCGCCAGCGAAAACTTCACCTCCCCAGCGGTGATGGCGGCCCAGGGTTCTGTCCTCACGAATAAGTACGCCGAAGGTCTTCCCAATAAGCGTTATTACGGTGGCTGCGAATTTGTCGATCAAGTAGAGCAAATTGCCATTGATCGCGTCAAGGAATTGTTTGGAGCGGCCCATGCCAATGTTCAACCCCACTCCGGCGCCCAGGCCAACTTTGCGGTGTTCCTGACGCTCCTGGAACCTGGCGACAAAATTATGGGGATGGACTTGTCCCATGGGGGCCACTTGACCCACGGTTCGCCGGTGAATGTGTCGGGGAAATGGTTTGAAGTGGTGCAGTATGGCGTTAATAAAGAGACAGAACGCCTCGATTATGATGAAATCCGCGAAATTGCCCTGCGGGAAAAACCGAAGCTGATCATCTGTGGTTATTCTGCTTACCCGCGCATTATTGAGTTTGATAAATTCCGGGCGATCGCCGATGAAGTAGGTGCCTATTTGATGGCGGACATTGCCCACATTGCGGGATTAGTCGCAACAGGCCATCACCCCAACCCAATTCCCCACTGTGATGTGGTGACAACTACCACCCATAAAACGCTCCGTGGCCCCCGGGGTGGTTCGATCATGACCCGCGACGCCGAACTGGGCAAGAAATTTGATAAATCGGTGTTCCCTGGTAGCCAAGGCGGCCCCCTCGAACATGTGATTGCGGGGAAAGCGGTGGCCTTCGGCGAAGCCCTCAAGCCGGAATTTAAAGCCTATTCTGCCCAGGTAATTGCTAATGCCCAGGCGATGGCCAATACCCTCGTCAGCCGTGGCTTCAAACTCGTTTCTAACGGGACAGATAACCACCTGATGCTTGTGGATATGCGCTCCATTGGCATGAACGGGAAGCGGGCTGATGCTTTGATTAGTGAGATCAACATCACCGCCAACAAAAACACCGTTCCCTTCGATCCTGAGAAGCCTTGGATTGGGAGCGGCATCCGTCTCGGTTCTCCGGCGATGACCACCCGGGGCCTCAAGGAAGTAGACTTTGCCGAAATTGCCAACATCATTGCGGATCGTCTGTTAAATCCCGATGATGAAGCGGTGAAACAGGATTGTCTGGGTCGCGTTGCGGATCTTTGTGAAAAGTTCCCCCTCTACCCCCATTTGCAGATTCCGGTAGCGGCGATCGCCTAA
- a CDS encoding LptF/LptG family permease, with protein sequence MKSLLKNLAVLDRYIIGELNLAFAFGLGLFSALGIAVGSLFDLLAQVRESRLLFDVALKVMALKMPEFIGFALPMAVLLATLIVYSRLSGDSEIIALRSLGISVYRLVLPALIFSILATAITFVFKDQVIPLANAQATQTLEQAFLQKQAPFRDEKIIYPEYGEDNVLKRLFYAAEFDGQQMKDLTIIDRSNGSLNQIVTADAAGWDLARNQWNFQNGIIYFIDIDGSYRNVLRFDRHQIQLSNELRVDEELPKHEDMSLAQLQQYMQTVAADPDRDEAWLRKLRVRFQEKISFPFICLALGVVGAAIGLRPQSAGKATGFGLCVGLIFGYYFLAFMISSVGVAGYLHPILAAWLPNLIVMAIASGLVLQSAK encoded by the coding sequence ATGAAATCTTTGCTCAAAAATCTTGCCGTTTTAGACCGCTACATCATCGGTGAACTCAATCTAGCCTTTGCGTTTGGCTTGGGGCTATTTTCTGCCCTGGGAATCGCCGTCGGTAGTCTCTTTGATCTTTTGGCCCAGGTGCGAGAATCTCGGTTGCTCTTTGATGTGGCTCTGAAGGTCATGGCTCTGAAAATGCCGGAATTTATCGGTTTTGCCCTGCCGATGGCCGTTTTGCTGGCGACCCTCATTGTTTACAGTCGCCTCTCTGGAGACAGTGAAATTATCGCCCTCCGCAGCCTGGGGATTAGTGTCTATCGCCTCGTTTTACCGGCCCTCATTTTCAGTATCTTGGCCACAGCAATCACCTTCGTTTTTAAAGACCAAGTGATCCCCCTCGCCAATGCCCAGGCCACCCAAACCCTGGAACAAGCCTTTTTACAAAAACAAGCGCCCTTTCGAGATGAGAAAATTATTTATCCTGAATATGGCGAGGATAACGTCCTCAAACGCTTATTTTATGCGGCTGAATTTGACGGACAGCAGATGAAAGATCTGACGATCATCGACCGCTCCAACGGCAGCCTGAATCAAATTGTCACCGCCGATGCTGCTGGCTGGGATCTCGCCCGTAATCAGTGGAATTTTCAAAATGGCATTATCTACTTCATTGATATCGACGGCTCCTACCGCAATGTGCTGCGCTTTGACCGCCACCAAATTCAACTCAGCAACGAGCTACGGGTGGACGAAGAATTACCCAAACACGAAGATATGAGCCTAGCCCAACTCCAGCAGTACATGCAGACTGTCGCCGCTGACCCTGACCGGGATGAGGCTTGGTTGCGGAAGTTGCGGGTGCGGTTCCAAGAGAAAATTTCCTTTCCCTTTATTTGTCTCGCCCTGGGTGTGGTGGGAGCCGCCATTGGTTTGCGGCCCCAGAGTGCAGGGAAAGCCACCGGGTTTGGTCTCTGTGTGGGGTTAATCTTTGGGTATTATTTCCTCGCTTTTATGATCAGTTCCGTGGGCGTAGCTGGGTATTTGCACCCCATTTTGGCGGCCTGGTTACCCAACCTGATCGTGATGGCGATCGCCTCTGGTCTTGTGCTGCAAAGCGCGAAGTAA
- the ppk1 gene encoding polyphosphate kinase 1 translates to MSSAKTASKLKTDLDNPQYYFNRELSWLEFNRRVLSEGLDDRNVLLERLKFLAIFSNNLDEFFMVRVAGLKQQVEAGVSKLSFDGRNPAEQLQDIYERLKPLVQLQDQHFQHTLKPLLAQEGIHLVDYLDLNREQRNYFHDFYQEHIFPVLTPLAVDPSHPFPHISNLSLNLAVVIKEPENEEQERFARVKVPGNFPRFVTLPPELCYYPDQEKVIWVGVPIEQVIAHNLDTLFPQMNIQECYAFRVTRNASLSVEEDEADDLMIAIEEQLHKRRFSGSVVRLEIHHSMPEDVRQMLIKEMDLQDIDVYEVEGLIGLDSLFTFLGLPLKHLKDKPWSPTAPAWLDAGKGSRSSEDFESDFFELIRQGDRLLHHPYHSFSATVQAFITQAAKDPDVLAIKMTLYRTSGDSPIIQSLIEAAQNGKQVAVLVELKARFDEENNINWARTLEQKGVHVVYGLAGLKTHTKIVLVVRQEKKKKIRRYVHIGTGNYNPKTARLYTDLGLLSCREDLGADLTDLFNFLTGYSRQSSYRKLLVAPVTLRSRMVAMIEREIAHVKNGGSGRIVAKMNSLVDLEMIQTLYRASQAGVEIDLIVRGICCLRPGVEGLSENIRVISIIGRFLEHSRIYYFQNDGAEEMYIGSADWMTRNLSRRVEAVTPVEDPKLIGDLNEILGIMLSDNRLSWQLQQDGHYHQKEPHADGHSDSTHDILMQMALQDSLD, encoded by the coding sequence ATGTCCTCTGCGAAAACCGCCAGTAAACTCAAAACTGACCTCGATAATCCGCAATATTATTTTAATCGGGAACTCAGTTGGCTTGAATTTAACCGCCGCGTTCTCAGTGAGGGATTGGACGACCGCAACGTACTGCTAGAGCGCCTCAAATTTCTCGCCATTTTTAGCAATAACCTCGACGAATTTTTCATGGTGCGGGTTGCCGGACTGAAGCAACAAGTGGAGGCCGGGGTCAGCAAACTCTCCTTTGATGGGCGCAATCCAGCCGAACAACTCCAAGACATTTACGAACGCCTCAAACCCCTCGTCCAACTCCAGGATCAACATTTTCAACATACCCTTAAGCCCCTCCTCGCCCAGGAAGGAATTCACCTCGTTGACTACCTCGACCTCAACCGGGAACAACGGAACTATTTTCATGACTTTTACCAGGAGCATATTTTCCCCGTCCTGACGCCCCTCGCCGTTGATCCGAGTCACCCATTTCCCCACATTTCTAACCTCAGCCTAAACCTTGCGGTGGTGATCAAAGAACCAGAAAATGAAGAACAAGAAAGATTTGCCCGGGTCAAGGTGCCAGGGAACTTTCCTCGGTTTGTCACATTACCCCCAGAGCTTTGCTATTACCCCGATCAAGAAAAAGTGATTTGGGTGGGGGTGCCCATCGAACAGGTGATCGCCCATAATCTGGATACCCTCTTTCCCCAGATGAATATCCAGGAGTGCTATGCCTTTCGGGTCACTCGCAATGCGTCTCTTTCGGTGGAAGAAGACGAAGCCGATGATTTGATGATTGCCATCGAGGAACAGTTACATAAGCGGCGGTTTAGCGGTTCTGTGGTGCGCCTCGAAATTCACCATTCCATGCCGGAAGATGTGCGGCAAATGCTCATCAAGGAAATGGATCTCCAGGACATTGATGTCTATGAAGTAGAGGGTTTAATTGGTCTAGATTCTTTGTTTACGTTCCTCGGTTTGCCCCTCAAGCACCTCAAGGACAAACCCTGGTCGCCCACTGCCCCGGCTTGGCTCGATGCGGGGAAGGGGAGCCGTTCTTCGGAAGATTTTGAGTCAGATTTTTTTGAGTTGATTCGTCAGGGCGATCGCCTTTTGCACCATCCGTACCATTCTTTTTCGGCCACCGTCCAAGCCTTTATTACCCAGGCGGCGAAGGATCCCGACGTGCTGGCGATCAAAATGACCCTCTATCGAACTTCCGGTGATTCCCCGATTATTCAATCCCTCATCGAAGCCGCCCAAAACGGCAAACAGGTGGCGGTACTGGTGGAATTGAAAGCCCGCTTTGATGAAGAAAATAATATTAACTGGGCTAGAACCCTCGAACAAAAAGGGGTTCATGTGGTCTATGGCCTGGCTGGGCTGAAAACCCACACCAAAATTGTTCTGGTGGTGCGCCAAGAGAAAAAGAAAAAAATTCGCCGCTACGTCCACATTGGCACCGGCAACTACAACCCAAAAACCGCCCGCCTCTATACGGATCTGGGGCTACTGAGTTGTCGTGAGGATTTGGGGGCAGATCTCACGGATTTGTTTAACTTCCTCACGGGTTATTCCCGCCAAAGTTCCTACCGTAAGTTATTGGTGGCCCCCGTCACCCTCCGGTCTCGCATGGTGGCAATGATCGAGCGGGAGATTGCCCACGTCAAAAATGGCGGCAGTGGACGGATCGTGGCAAAAATGAACTCCCTGGTCGATCTAGAGATGATCCAAACCCTCTATCGAGCGTCCCAAGCGGGGGTGGAAATTGATCTGATCGTGCGGGGGATTTGTTGTCTGCGTCCTGGCGTCGAAGGCCTCAGTGAGAATATCCGCGTCATCAGTATTATTGGGCGGTTCCTGGAACACTCGCGCATTTACTATTTCCAGAATGATGGGGCCGAGGAAATGTACATCGGTAGCGCCGATTGGATGACCCGTAACCTGAGTCGTCGGGTGGAGGCGGTGACCCCCGTAGAGGATCCCAAGTTAATTGGCGATCTCAACGAGATCCTGGGGATTATGTTGTCCGATAACCGCTTATCTTGGCAGCTCCAGCAGGACGGCCATTACCACCAAAAAGAACCCCATGCCGATGGCCATAGCGACAGCACCCACGATATTTTGATGCAGATGGCTCTCCAGGACAGCTTGGATTAG
- a CDS encoding 5-formyltetrahydrofolate cyclo-ligase yields the protein MAHSPWQHYNPAKARLRQTIWDRLATAGATVTPPHGHIPNFVGAIAAAERLTTLASWQQATVIKCNPDQPQAPVRHQALAAGKTLYMAVPQLVNESCFVAITREQLPQGLDLAIAAEKNNILRYGRPVSFAEMKTIDLAVVGCVAVSVAGGRTGKGAGFADLELAMLQHFGLVDEKTTIVTTVHDLQVVSPTALPLEAHDWPLDWLCTPTTIYQTHHNQLQPQGLDWQQIRPQQWETIPILKKLYAENSEKSP from the coding sequence ATGGCACATTCCCCTTGGCAGCATTACAACCCCGCAAAAGCACGCCTTAGGCAAACCATTTGGGACCGCTTGGCAACGGCTGGAGCAACAGTAACGCCTCCCCACGGCCACATTCCGAATTTCGTCGGGGCGATCGCCGCCGCTGAGAGGTTAACTACCTTGGCAAGTTGGCAACAGGCAACGGTGATTAAGTGCAATCCCGATCAGCCCCAGGCCCCTGTACGTCACCAAGCCTTGGCTGCGGGAAAAACCTTGTATATGGCGGTGCCGCAGTTGGTGAATGAATCTTGCTTTGTCGCCATCACGCGGGAGCAGCTACCCCAAGGTCTCGATTTGGCGATCGCCGCCGAAAAAAACAACATCCTCAGATATGGCCGTCCCGTTAGTTTCGCGGAAATGAAAACCATTGATTTAGCGGTGGTGGGCTGTGTGGCGGTGAGTGTAGCCGGCGGACGTACGGGGAAAGGAGCAGGTTTCGCCGATTTAGAACTAGCGATGCTTCAGCACTTTGGCCTGGTGGACGAAAAAACGACCATTGTGACCACGGTGCATGATTTGCAGGTGGTGTCCCCCACAGCGTTACCCTTAGAAGCCCACGACTGGCCCCTAGATTGGCTTTGTACCCCTACAACTATTTATCAAACACACCATAACCAGCTGCAACCCCAAGGCCTTGATTGGCAACAGATTCGCCCCCAGCAGTGGGAAACAATCCCGATTCTCAAAAAGCTTTATGCAGAAAATTCGGAAAAGTCGCCCTAG
- a CDS encoding glycosyltransferase family 4 protein encodes MPKELLYLVTSLIALVVVLISTPIVKAIGLRSGRVDRPNERKVHDRPMVRLGGVAIFMGTLVSLGTAWQMDWFPPLFPGEQWPILGVLFGAIAFFGIGFGDDLFELSALSRLLMQFVAAGIAWLMGVQIEFLTIPFTGEVFSVGWLSLPLTLIWLVGMANAINWIDGLDGLAAGVSGIAAAVLLVTTLYLNEPMVAFIAAALAGSALGFLRYNFNPAQIFMGDGGSYFMGFTLAAMGVVGLVKTTAAAAVLLPYVILAVPLIDMTTVVFSRISSGSSPFKPDKRHLHHRLLAAGFSHRTTVLFIYGLTLWAGSLAIAFSGLPSGTLYAGITSLIVGVWGWQLWRRRDFPVHRK; translated from the coding sequence ATGCCGAAGGAATTGTTGTATTTAGTCACGAGTCTAATCGCCCTGGTTGTGGTGCTGATTAGTACCCCCATTGTGAAAGCGATTGGCTTACGGAGTGGCCGGGTAGACCGACCCAACGAGCGGAAAGTCCATGACCGACCGATGGTGCGCTTGGGTGGCGTGGCGATTTTTATGGGCACCCTCGTCTCCCTAGGGACGGCTTGGCAGATGGATTGGTTCCCCCCTTTGTTTCCTGGGGAACAATGGCCGATCTTAGGGGTGCTTTTCGGGGCGATCGCCTTTTTTGGAATTGGCTTTGGGGACGATTTATTTGAATTAAGCGCCTTATCTCGACTGTTGATGCAATTCGTCGCAGCAGGCATCGCCTGGTTAATGGGGGTACAAATCGAATTTTTGACGATTCCGTTTACCGGGGAAGTGTTTTCTGTGGGCTGGTTGAGCCTACCTTTGACCCTAATTTGGCTCGTGGGCATGGCCAACGCGATCAATTGGATTGACGGCCTTGACGGTCTAGCGGCGGGGGTTTCGGGGATTGCGGCGGCGGTGTTGTTGGTGACGACCCTCTATCTCAACGAACCCATGGTGGCTTTTATTGCGGCGGCCTTGGCGGGATCGGCCCTCGGCTTTTTGCGCTACAACTTCAACCCCGCCCAAATTTTCATGGGGGATGGTGGCTCTTATTTTATGGGCTTTACCCTGGCGGCGATGGGGGTGGTGGGCCTCGTGAAAACGACGGCGGCGGCAGCGGTGCTCTTGCCCTATGTGATTTTGGCGGTGCCCTTGATCGATATGACCACGGTGGTTTTTTCGCGGATTAGTAGCGGCTCTTCTCCTTTCAAACCGGATAAACGGCACCTGCACCACCGACTTTTGGCGGCAGGTTTTTCCCATCGCACTACGGTTCTATTTATCTATGGCCTTACCCTCTGGGCAGGGAGTTTGGCGATCGCCTTTTCGGGTCTCCCCAGCGGCACCCTCTATGCGGGGATTACGTCCCTAATTGTCGGGGTTTGGGGGTGGCAACTGTGGCGCAGGCGCGATTTTCCCGTCCACCGCAAATAG
- a CDS encoding sugar transferase produces MAVYRQFDALKFVAGLARQGSEFLFAPSDHRSLSLRRWLDGVVAKRSFDICFSLGVLVLFSPLYLAIALIIKLTSPGPVFYVQRRVGKDFRPFGCIKFRTMVINADAVLEEMLRRSPELRAEFEQDFKLKKDPRITGIGHILRLTSLDEFPQFWNVLKGDMSIVGPRPLVPKELYKYGRHIDKVLTIRPGLTGLWQVSGRNDIPYGTRVRMDSYYVHHRHWFMDLWIVCKTVFVMLFPKNNGAY; encoded by the coding sequence ATGGCAGTTTATCGGCAGTTTGATGCGCTGAAATTCGTGGCTGGGCTAGCACGACAAGGCTCAGAATTTTTGTTTGCCCCCAGCGACCATCGCTCCCTGTCCCTGCGGCGTTGGCTTGATGGGGTAGTGGCGAAGCGGAGCTTTGACATTTGTTTTTCCCTCGGCGTTCTGGTGCTATTTTCTCCCCTCTATTTGGCGATCGCCCTAATTATTAAACTCACCTCTCCCGGCCCTGTTTTCTATGTACAACGGCGGGTTGGTAAAGATTTTCGTCCCTTTGGCTGCATCAAGTTTCGGACGATGGTTATTAATGCTGACGCCGTACTCGAAGAAATGTTGCGGCGATCGCCAGAGTTGCGCGCCGAATTTGAACAGGATTTCAAGCTCAAAAAAGACCCAAGAATTACTGGCATTGGCCATATTTTGCGCCTCACCAGCCTCGATGAATTCCCCCAATTTTGGAATGTTTTAAAAGGCGATATGAGCATTGTTGGCCCCCGGCCCCTCGTCCCCAAAGAACTTTATAAATACGGTCGCCACATCGACAAAGTTTTGACCATTCGTCCGGGTCTCACGGGGCTATGGCAGGTGTCTGGGCGCAACGATATTCCCTACGGCACGAGGGTACGGATGGATTCGTATTATGTGCACCATCGCCATTGGTTTATGGATTTGTGGATCGTCTGTAAAACTGTTTTTGTGATGCTGTTCCCGAAAAATAACGGTGCCTACTAG
- a CDS encoding tetratricopeptide repeat protein, whose product MTNCYRKLLLFLSLSLMMGAGQVSAASLVGPIQDPLLPTQQGDRPLSESQAAQLTQTIITLEAEGFEQWAEGNKEAAFSRWWRQLRLRQVLPDRQAEVESLGQIGAIAWEDNQTEPVQIITERLVAIEQQNFPQDYNLLLPLATAYEQIRDSQRAIALYRQHLETLEDPYKPEILRLITQLALDWFNTNAALNALEEIATLNALTDADREQLAALYEQTQQPEKAIAQQRQLTAVYFQAQNLPRLIRTYQQIAENYRQLQDYPQAVSFSRDAFTLAWELEYFDAAESALTQLATLYLAQEKNASGLQVYEQLITVQEASYNRFGMMETYRTLGTLYEQAGRYPDALVALQRGLAIAKELNHNINDFTQAIATLPLQ is encoded by the coding sequence ATGACCAATTGTTATCGCAAACTTTTGCTTTTTCTTAGCCTCAGCTTAATGATGGGGGCCGGGCAGGTTTCGGCAGCATCTCTGGTAGGGCCAATTCAAGATCCTTTACTCCCAACCCAGCAGGGCGATCGCCCCTTGAGTGAATCCCAGGCGGCCCAACTAACCCAGACAATTATCACCCTAGAGGCTGAGGGGTTCGAGCAATGGGCTGAGGGAAATAAAGAGGCGGCTTTTTCTCGGTGGTGGCGACAACTGCGGTTACGGCAAGTTTTACCGGATCGCCAAGCCGAAGTGGAAAGCCTAGGACAAATCGGGGCGATCGCCTGGGAAGATAACCAAACAGAGCCAGTACAAATCATCACCGAACGTTTGGTGGCCATCGAACAACAAAATTTTCCCCAAGACTATAATCTCCTGCTGCCCCTGGCCACGGCCTATGAACAAATTCGGGATTCTCAACGGGCGATCGCCCTCTATCGGCAGCACCTAGAGACCCTCGAAGATCCCTACAAACCAGAAATTTTGCGCCTAATTACCCAATTGGCCCTAGATTGGTTTAACACCAACGCCGCCCTCAATGCCCTAGAAGAAATTGCAACCCTCAACGCCCTTACGGACGCAGACCGGGAACAACTCGCCGCCCTCTATGAACAAACCCAGCAGCCCGAAAAGGCGATCGCCCAGCAACGGCAACTCACCGCTGTTTATTTCCAAGCACAAAACCTGCCCCGACTGATCCGCACTTACCAACAAATCGCCGAAAATTACAGGCAACTCCAGGATTATCCCCAGGCCGTAAGCTTTAGCCGCGATGCCTTTACCCTCGCCTGGGAACTGGAGTATTTTGACGCCGCCGAAAGTGCCCTCACCCAGTTGGCGACCCTTTACCTGGCCCAAGAGAAAAACGCCTCTGGCCTCCAGGTCTATGAACAACTGATCACCGTCCAGGAAGCGAGCTATAACCGCTTTGGGATGATGGAAACCTACCGCACCCTCGGCACCCTCTATGAACAGGCGGGCCGCTACCCCGACGCCCTCGTTGCGCTCCAAAGGGGATTGGCGATCGCCAAAGAATTGAACCACAATATCAACGACTTCACCCAAGCCATTGCCACCCTGCCGCTTCAATGA